In the Brucella anthropi ATCC 49188 genome, one interval contains:
- a CDS encoding glycosyltransferase family 2 protein, which produces MTYNVLAADPQINKQPLLTISIVTFNPDFDELKKTLDSLKVTLKQFVPGSLSITIVDNSVNNEVASFLRREYPDLPITLVQGQGNIGFGRAHNIAIQQMGEFHLILNPDIQLAPDALVSALTFMRANENCGLLSPYAVWPNGQRQYLCKRYPAVFDLILRGFAPRKIRSLFSARLGRYEMQTETQEDTYWHPPIVSGCFMFFRSTILRKAGGFSNNFFLYFEDFDLSLRVHKIADTAYVPTVRVIHAGGHASTKGFWHIKIFIQSAITFYRAYGVKLF; this is translated from the coding sequence ATGACCTATAATGTTTTAGCTGCGGATCCTCAAATCAACAAGCAGCCATTGCTAACGATTTCAATTGTTACGTTTAATCCTGATTTTGATGAGCTTAAAAAAACTCTGGATAGCTTGAAAGTTACGCTCAAACAGTTCGTACCCGGATCCTTATCAATTACAATCGTTGACAATTCCGTTAATAATGAGGTTGCTTCGTTTCTGCGACGCGAATATCCAGATTTACCCATCACGTTAGTGCAGGGACAAGGCAACATCGGCTTTGGCCGAGCCCACAATATTGCAATTCAACAGATGGGTGAATTTCATCTAATTCTCAATCCAGACATTCAACTAGCACCAGATGCACTAGTCAGCGCATTAACTTTCATGAGAGCCAATGAAAACTGTGGATTGTTGAGCCCGTATGCAGTTTGGCCGAATGGGCAAAGACAATATCTTTGCAAGCGCTATCCGGCAGTATTCGATTTGATACTAAGAGGCTTCGCCCCCAGAAAAATCCGCTCACTCTTCTCTGCACGTTTAGGGCGATATGAGATGCAAACTGAAACACAAGAGGATACCTATTGGCACCCCCCTATTGTAAGTGGGTGTTTCATGTTTTTTAGAAGCACTATTTTAAGAAAAGCAGGAGGGTTTAGTAATAATTTCTTTTTATATTTTGAAGATTTTGACCTTTCGTTAAGAGTGCATAAGATCGCCGATACGGCTTATGTGCCGACAGTCCGAGTAATCCATGCAGGCGGGCACGCCTCAACGAAGGGTTTCTGGCATATAAAAATATTTATCCAGTCCGCGATCACCTTTTATAGAGCATATGGAGTTAAACTGTTCTAA
- a CDS encoding transposase, whose translation MWTDTKNFEVLTADPVRLAHSPARRFRHWSPEEKARIVAETLLPGANVSQIARSHDLDPSQVFAWRRKALSSGMIAPSTDEKEAPVKFTRFDAVNSTAVEIVVGDVVMRVGSNIEPRQLAGIIRAVRQA comes from the coding sequence TTGTGGACCGACACTAAGAACTTCGAAGTTCTCACTGCCGATCCTGTCCGGCTGGCACATAGCCCAGCTCGTCGTTTTCGGCACTGGTCCCCGGAAGAAAAAGCCAGGATCGTGGCAGAGACACTATTACCTGGTGCCAATGTATCTCAGATAGCCCGTAGTCATGATCTTGATCCCTCGCAGGTGTTCGCCTGGCGTCGGAAAGCGCTTTCATCGGGGATGATTGCTCCATCCACGGATGAGAAAGAGGCGCCGGTGAAGTTTACCCGTTTTGATGCTGTGAACAGTACGGCGGTGGAAATTGTCGTTGGGGATGTGGTGATGCGCGTGGGCAGCAATATTGAACCTCGACAATTGGCGGGTATCATTCGGGCGGTGCGACAGGCATGA
- the tnpB gene encoding IS66 family insertion sequence element accessory protein TnpB (TnpB, as the term is used for proteins encoded by IS66 family insertion elements, is considered an accessory protein, since TnpC, encoded by a neighboring gene, is a DDE family transposase.) translates to MIASGVVVYVSAQPVDFRKGAASLMALVRDGGLDPFSGALHVFRSKRSDRLKIVWWDGSGVCLYSKTLEETGFCWPGISAARMRLDHSQLMALLAGLDWKKIRPARVKRPQLTG, encoded by the coding sequence ATGATCGCGTCGGGTGTTGTGGTTTACGTGTCGGCTCAGCCAGTCGACTTTCGCAAGGGCGCAGCCTCCTTGATGGCGCTTGTAAGGGACGGCGGTCTCGATCCGTTCTCCGGTGCGCTTCATGTATTCCGATCGAAGCGGTCGGATCGGCTGAAAATCGTGTGGTGGGATGGCTCCGGGGTATGCCTTTATTCGAAAACCCTTGAAGAAACCGGCTTTTGCTGGCCTGGAATATCGGCGGCGCGCATGCGGTTGGATCATTCTCAGCTGATGGCACTTCTGGCTGGCCTTGACTGGAAGAAAATCCGTCCCGCGCGGGTCAAACGCCCACAGCTGACGGGATGA
- the tnpC gene encoding IS66 family transposase produces MSNASSILPDDPAFLKAMITALQAENAKMSAALKAHDHLIQGLRLRIARLKKQVFGKSSEKIEREIAQLELALEDLLIASAEHEAGPVEELENDTACGPEETLKPKSSRRRPRVSENAVRERRELDPGHCCPACGGELRFVGEDVSEILDMIAATMKVIEIARPKKSCRCCEKMVQVPAPSRPIPGSMAGAGLLAYILVSKFDDHLPLYRLNEIFARMGADIPDSTLVDWCGRAMQVLRPLIERIEIEIMKSDLLHADDTPIRVLDRSLRDKGLGKGVKKGRIWTYVRDQRPWAGSAPPGAVYYFAPDWKEEHVHRHLEKASGILQADGYKGYTKLYEPGSDGKRRFWEASCWAHWRRDFHDIWTANKSGIAREALDRIGALYDIERDIVGRPADVRLATRQKHSKPKIDELHAWAEKQLLRIPGKSELAKALRYGLSRWPSLCLFLEDGRVAMDNNAAERALRPIGVGRRNWLFAGADTGAETLARAMTIIETAKMNGINPQAYLADVLDRIHDHKINRLDELLPWNWKPLAAEHAKAA; encoded by the coding sequence ATGTCGAATGCGAGCTCAATTCTTCCTGATGATCCAGCCTTTCTGAAGGCAATGATCACCGCCTTGCAGGCGGAGAATGCGAAGATGTCGGCGGCGTTGAAAGCACACGATCACCTGATCCAGGGTCTGAGGCTACGCATTGCGCGATTGAAGAAACAGGTCTTCGGCAAGTCTTCTGAAAAAATCGAGCGGGAAATTGCGCAACTGGAACTGGCGCTGGAGGATCTGTTGATTGCCAGCGCCGAACATGAGGCCGGGCCCGTCGAAGAGCTTGAAAACGATACGGCTTGCGGTCCGGAGGAGACTTTAAAGCCCAAGTCATCACGTCGGCGTCCACGTGTGTCGGAAAATGCTGTTCGCGAACGTCGTGAACTGGATCCCGGTCATTGCTGTCCTGCGTGCGGAGGCGAGTTGCGTTTTGTTGGAGAGGATGTCAGCGAAATCCTCGACATGATCGCAGCGACGATGAAGGTCATCGAGATCGCCAGGCCAAAGAAGTCATGCCGTTGCTGTGAGAAGATGGTGCAGGTTCCTGCTCCCAGCCGCCCGATACCGGGCAGTATGGCTGGTGCCGGGCTTCTGGCCTATATTCTGGTCTCCAAATTCGATGATCATCTGCCGCTCTATCGCCTCAACGAGATATTCGCGCGGATGGGGGCCGATATACCTGACAGCACACTGGTGGATTGGTGCGGTCGTGCCATGCAGGTGCTCCGTCCGCTGATCGAGCGCATTGAGATTGAGATCATGAAAAGCGATCTCCTCCATGCTGACGATACGCCGATCCGGGTGCTGGATCGCTCATTGCGCGACAAGGGATTGGGCAAAGGTGTGAAGAAGGGCAGGATCTGGACATATGTCCGCGATCAGCGTCCATGGGCAGGTAGTGCGCCACCAGGTGCGGTTTATTACTTCGCGCCCGACTGGAAGGAAGAGCACGTTCATCGCCATCTCGAAAAGGCGAGTGGCATTCTTCAGGCCGATGGCTACAAAGGCTATACGAAGCTATATGAGCCGGGATCGGACGGAAAGCGTCGGTTCTGGGAAGCTTCATGCTGGGCGCATTGGCGGCGTGACTTTCATGACATCTGGACCGCGAACAAATCCGGGATTGCGCGCGAGGCTCTCGATCGGATCGGTGCGCTGTATGATATCGAACGGGATATTGTAGGCCGGCCCGCCGATGTACGGCTCGCCACGCGTCAAAAGCACAGCAAGCCAAAGATCGATGAACTGCACGCATGGGCAGAAAAGCAGTTGCTTCGCATTCCGGGAAAAAGCGAACTTGCGAAAGCTTTGCGCTATGGGCTGAGCAGATGGCCGTCACTCTGCCTGTTCCTGGAGGACGGACGCGTGGCCATGGACAACAACGCTGCGGAACGAGCCCTCAGACCGATAGGAGTAGGACGCCGGAATTGGTTGTTCGCAGGCGCTGACACCGGCGCGGAAACCTTGGCACGCGCCATGACGATCATTGAAACAGCGAAGATGAACGGCATCAACCCGCAAGCTTATCTGGCCGATGTGCTCGACCGCATTCACGACCACAAGATCAATCGGCTCGATGAGTTGCTCCCGTGGAATTGGAAGCCCCTCGCAGCTGAACATGCAAAGGCAGCCTGA
- the tnpB gene encoding IS66 family insertion sequence element accessory protein TnpB (TnpB, as the term is used for proteins encoded by IS66 family insertion elements, is considered an accessory protein, since TnpC, encoded by a neighboring gene, is a DDE family transposase.) — MIGPGTGVRVYLACGVTDMRKGIEGLSMLAQDVLRQKPTGGAVFAFRGRRGDRVKLLYFDGQGFCLYYKILQKGRFPWPSAADGTARLTAAQLAMLWEGIDWRRPDWGAPPARVG, encoded by the coding sequence ATGATTGGACCGGGCACTGGCGTTCGGGTTTACCTTGCCTGCGGCGTGACAGATATGAGGAAAGGTATTGAGGGCCTTTCGATGTTGGCGCAGGATGTCTTGCGCCAGAAGCCGACAGGTGGAGCTGTCTTCGCCTTTCGCGGGCGGCGTGGTGATCGGGTGAAGCTGTTGTATTTTGATGGCCAGGGATTTTGCCTTTACTATAAAATCCTGCAGAAAGGGCGTTTCCCCTGGCCTTCAGCGGCCGATGGGACGGCTCGACTGACAGCAGCGCAGCTGGCGATGCTATGGGAAGGAATAGATTGGAGACGTCCGGACTGGGGTGCTCCGCCCGCCCGCGTCGGTTGA
- the tnpA gene encoding IS66-like element accessory protein TnpA, producing MRVEVLGAERRRRWGDQKKLDIVMSIGIGGATVTDVAQRYDVTRQQIYTWRRELKKKGLLLSSREAVFLPVDMGSEQIPSGVSDDADASSSMIELHLRCGRSLRFTSTLEDTVLARLIRTVEQA from the coding sequence ATGCGAGTTGAGGTTCTTGGCGCGGAACGGCGTCGTCGCTGGGGCGATCAGAAGAAACTGGATATCGTCATGTCGATTGGGATCGGCGGTGCGACGGTCACGGATGTGGCTCAGCGGTACGATGTGACCCGTCAGCAGATTTACACATGGCGACGGGAACTGAAGAAGAAGGGTCTTCTGCTCTCTTCGCGGGAAGCCGTATTTCTTCCTGTTGATATGGGTAGTGAGCAGATCCCTTCTGGGGTTAGCGATGACGCTGATGCTTCGTCCTCAATGATTGAATTGCACTTGCGCTGCGGTCGCAGCCTTCGTTTCACGAGCACGCTGGAGGATACGGTGCTGGCACGGCTCATCCGGACGGTGGAACAGGCATGA
- a CDS encoding IS5 family transposase, which produces MAWTATARQQYGRRNARYASDLTDAEWTVIEPMMPAPSRLGRPRKTDLREVVNALLYIASSGGAWRLLPTDFPPFSTVQKYFYRWRDEGMLRTINNALVMTARALTGKQPSPTAGVIDSQSVKTTESGGIRGFDAGKKINGRKRHIVVDTLGLMVGLVIHSAGIQDRDGAPDVLKTILKRWPWLRHIFADGGYAGPKLKGRLEKVGKFTLEIVKRSDHAAGFKLLPRRWVVERTFAWLGRCRRLAKDFEKTIVSAEAWVYIANIRLLTRRVARA; this is translated from the coding sequence ATGGCCTGGACTGCAACCGCTCGGCAACAATATGGACGACGCAACGCGCGCTATGCAAGCGATTTAACGGATGCGGAATGGACTGTCATCGAACCGATGATGCCTGCACCGAGCCGTCTCGGACGCCCTCGCAAGACGGATTTGCGAGAGGTGGTAAATGCGCTGCTTTATATTGCTTCATCAGGTGGCGCATGGCGGCTTTTGCCCACGGACTTCCCACCATTTTCCACGGTGCAAAAATACTTTTATCGATGGCGAGATGAAGGGATGCTGCGCACGATCAACAACGCGCTCGTGATGACAGCACGCGCGTTGACCGGAAAGCAGCCCAGCCCTACCGCTGGCGTGATCGATAGCCAGTCAGTAAAAACCACGGAAAGTGGCGGAATACGGGGCTTTGACGCGGGAAAAAAGATCAACGGTCGCAAGCGTCATATTGTGGTTGATACCCTCGGCTTGATGGTTGGTCTGGTGATCCATTCTGCGGGTATTCAAGACAGAGATGGTGCACCTGATGTCTTGAAAACCATCCTCAAACGCTGGCCGTGGTTACGGCATATCTTTGCTGATGGTGGATACGCAGGACCCAAGCTCAAAGGCAGGCTGGAAAAGGTCGGAAAGTTTACGCTGGAAATCGTCAAACGATCCGATCACGCTGCGGGCTTCAAACTCTTACCACGCCGATGGGTGGTCGAGAGGACCTTTGCATGGTTGGGACGTTGCCGCAGACTGGCTAAAGATTTCGAGAAAACCATCGTGTCTGCTGAAGCATGGGTCTACATCGCAAACATCCGCCTGCTTACCCGGCGCGTCGCAAGAGCCTGA
- a CDS encoding class I SAM-dependent methyltransferase codes for MYLNSQSLKPSLHIRDSAWLEHSPFAFWLIDVLRPNKLVELGTHNGFSFLSQCQAVKSLKLNASVYAVDTWQGDEHAGFYDNNVYESLEEEVRALYPGIGRMIRATFSDARSQFDNSSVDLLHIDGRHRYEDVKEDFQTWVDALSDKGVVLFHDTSVRRSDFGVYKFWAEISLNYPSFEFYHGHGLGVLLVGKNVPQILTDLCTGSFEQENFIREAYARLGFINTCQYEEKKFYGMQQQLQQKINISNSTIEDKNCTINKLSEEIKLLHRKINDLNNINKINTCKLNQENLDLINKLKCVEGLNENILSSTSWRITWPMRAIKTIFIR; via the coding sequence ATGTACCTTAATTCCCAATCACTTAAACCCTCTCTCCATATTCGCGATTCGGCGTGGCTGGAACATTCACCATTTGCCTTCTGGCTCATTGATGTTCTCCGACCGAACAAATTGGTCGAACTTGGCACGCACAATGGATTTTCTTTTTTATCACAATGCCAAGCAGTTAAATCTCTCAAACTCAATGCCTCAGTATATGCCGTTGATACCTGGCAAGGCGATGAGCATGCGGGTTTTTACGACAATAACGTATACGAAAGTCTAGAAGAAGAAGTACGCGCCCTGTATCCTGGCATCGGTAGGATGATCAGAGCAACATTTTCTGATGCTCGGAGCCAATTCGATAACTCTTCCGTTGATCTGCTTCATATTGACGGCCGCCACCGATATGAAGACGTAAAAGAAGATTTTCAAACTTGGGTTGATGCCTTGTCTGATAAAGGAGTCGTTTTGTTTCATGATACATCCGTTCGTCGTAGCGACTTTGGCGTCTATAAATTTTGGGCCGAAATTTCCTTAAATTACCCCTCGTTCGAATTTTACCACGGCCATGGCTTGGGGGTTCTATTGGTAGGTAAGAATGTTCCACAAATCTTGACAGATCTTTGCACCGGAAGTTTTGAACAAGAAAACTTCATCCGTGAAGCTTACGCCCGCCTTGGTTTTATAAACACTTGTCAATATGAAGAAAAGAAGTTTTATGGAATGCAGCAACAACTGCAACAAAAAATAAATATTAGTAATTCAACAATTGAGGATAAAAATTGCACTATAAATAAATTAAGTGAAGAGATTAAATTATTGCATAGAAAAATAAATGATTTAAATAATATTAATAAAATTAATACATGTAAACTTAATCAAGAAAACTTGGACTTAATTAATAAATTAAAGTGTGTCGAAGGATTAAATGAAAATATACTGTCATCGACCAGCTGGAGGATAACATGGCCTATGCGCGCAATCAAAACGATCTTCATCCGTTAG